Part of the Sphingorhabdus pulchriflava genome is shown below.
GTCGTTTCGTCAAATCCATCAGCCGGGGAGAGCCCGCGGCCATCGGTGAGAATGTTGAAACGACGAAATCCGCCATTGGGATGGCGAATAACGAGCATCTTGCCATTCTCGCCCGGCATGGTTTCGGTCGAGCATTCGCGCGCAAATGCACTTTTGCCGGCGAGCGCGCATTCAACTTTATTTGCTGTAGAGGCTGCGCCACCCGATTGTTCTGCTGACTCTCCACCGCAGGCCGCAAGTGCGGCGCTGCCTGCAAAAGCGAAAGCAAGACGATAGAATAAAGGCTTCATGCGCCATCTATAACGGCTTCAGCATTCAGCCTCTAGCGCATTAACCCTGCTTTTGGTCGGCTATCCGCGCGGTTTGCTGACAAGTTGGGATACGTCGCGGATCGCGCCGCGCGCCGCACTGGTCGTCATCGCTGCATAAGCCTGCAATGCGACCGAAACCTTGCGCGGACGTTCCTTCGCCGGTCGCCAGCCCTTGGCATCCTGCGCCACCCTGCGACGGGCAAGCTCGTCTTCGCTGACTGCCAGATGGATTGAGCGGTTGGGGATGTCGATTTCGATAATATCGCCATTTTCAACCAGCCCGATTGTGCCACCTTCCGCCGCTTCAGGGGAAACATGGCCAATAGAAAGCCCCGAGGTACCGCCCGAAAAGCGACCATCGGTGAGGAGTGCGCAAGCTGCACCCAGGCCCTTGGATTTAAGGTAGCTTGTCGGGTAAAGCATTTCCTGCATTCCCGGCCCGCCTTTCGGCCCTTCATAGCGGATGACCACGACATCGCCAGCCTCAACCTGGCCGGTCAAAATCGCGGTTACCGCCGCGTCCTGGCTTTCATAGACCTTGGCGGGGCCCGTAAACTTCAGGATACTCTCATCCACGCCTGCCGTTTTCACGATGCAGCCATCAAGTGCGATATTGCCGTTCAACACAGCCAAACCACCATCTTTCGAAAAGGCATGTTCTGCAGATCGGATAACGCCCTTCTCGCGGTCGAGATCCAGATCCGTCCACCGACGCGATTGGCTAAAGGCGGTTTGTGTTGGAACGCCACCTGGTGCTGCCTTGAAGAAATTCTGCACATCCGGGTCGCTTGTGCGCGAAATATCCCACTTATCGAGTGCTTCCCCCATCGTCCGGCTATGGACCGTGGGAAGATGCCGGTGAATCAGGCCCGCACGGTCAAGCTGACCGAGAATTGCCATTATCCCGCCAGCGCGATGGACATCTTCCATATGCACATCGCTTTTTGCAGGGGCCACTTTTGAAAGGCATGGCACTTTTCGCGACAGCCGATCAATATCCGACATGGTGAAATTGATTCCACCTTCATAGGCAGCAGCCAGCAGGTGCAGCACCGTATTGGTCGAACCGCCCATCGCGATATCCAGGCTCATGGCATTTTCGAAAGCTTCAAAGCTGGCTATGTTGCGCGGCAGGACGCTCTCGTCTTCTTGCTCATAATAGCGGCGGCACAGTTCGACTGAAAGTCGGCCTGCCTCCAGAAAGAGTTGCTTACGATCAGCGTGGGTCGCAAGTGTCGAACCATTGCCGGGGAGCGAAAGCCCCAGCGCCTCGGTCAGGCAGTTCATCGAATTGGCGGTAAACATGCCTGAACAGGAACCGCAGGTCGGGCAAGCCGAGCGCTCAATGGTTGCAACTTCCTCGTCACTATATTTTTCGTCGGCAGCGGCAACCATCGCAT
Proteins encoded:
- the ilvD gene encoding dihydroxy-acid dehydratase, encoding MPALRSRTSTHGRNMAGARGLWRATGMKDSDFGKPIVAVVNSFTQFVPGHVHLKDLGQMVAREIEAAGGVAKEFNTIAVDDGIAMGHDGMLYSLPSRDLIADSVEYMVNAHCADAMVCISNCDKITPGMLMAALRINIPVVFVSGGPMEAGKVILKGKEVALDLVDAMVAAADEKYSDEEVATIERSACPTCGSCSGMFTANSMNCLTEALGLSLPGNGSTLATHADRKQLFLEAGRLSVELCRRYYEQEDESVLPRNIASFEAFENAMSLDIAMGGSTNTVLHLLAAAYEGGINFTMSDIDRLSRKVPCLSKVAPAKSDVHMEDVHRAGGIMAILGQLDRAGLIHRHLPTVHSRTMGEALDKWDISRTSDPDVQNFFKAAPGGVPTQTAFSQSRRWTDLDLDREKGVIRSAEHAFSKDGGLAVLNGNIALDGCIVKTAGVDESILKFTGPAKVYESQDAAVTAILTGQVEAGDVVVIRYEGPKGGPGMQEMLYPTSYLKSKGLGAACALLTDGRFSGGTSGLSIGHVSPEAAEGGTIGLVENGDIIEIDIPNRSIHLAVSEDELARRRVAQDAKGWRPAKERPRKVSVALQAYAAMTTSAARGAIRDVSQLVSKPRG